A single genomic interval of Nomascus leucogenys isolate Asia chromosome 3, Asia_NLE_v1, whole genome shotgun sequence harbors:
- the INPP5F gene encoding phosphatidylinositide phosphatase SAC2 isoform X3 — MCCDVIFMTWLKQQFSECILIDATHRDVDVLLLLSNSAYYVAYYDDEVDKVNQYQRLSLENLEKIEIGPEPTLFGKPKFSCMRLHYRYKEASGYFHTLRAVMRNPEEDGKDTLQCIAEMLQITKQAMGSDVPIIEKKLERKSSKPHEDIIGIRSQNQGSLAQGKNFLMSKFSSLNQKVKQTKSNVNIGNLRKLGNFTKPEMKVNFLKPNLKVNLWKSDSSLETMENTGVMDKVQAESDGDMSSDNDSYHSDEFLTNSKSDEDRQLANSLESVGPIDYVLPSCGIIASAPRLGSRSQSLSTDSSIHAPSEMTVVHGSGLGKGQESPLKKSPSAGNVHILTGFAKPMDIYCHRFVQDAQNKVTHLSETRSVSQQASQERNQMTNQVANEETQSESTEQTPSRPSQLDVSLSATGPQFLSVEPAHSVASQKTPSSASSMLELETGLHVTPSPSESSSSRAVSPFAKIRSSMVQVASITQAGLTHGINFAVAKVQKSPPEPEVINQVQQNELKKMFIQCQTRIIQI; from the exons CCTCATTGATGCTACTCACAGAGATGTGGATGTGCTGTTACTGCTTTCTAACTCTGCCTACTACGTGGCCTA TTACGATGATGAAGTTGATAAAGTAAACCAGTATCAACGACTAAGTCTAGAAAACCTGGAAAAAATTGAAATAG GCCCTGAACCCACTCTTTTTGGTAAGCCAAAGTTCTCCTGCATGCGACTGCACTACAGATACAAAGAAGCGAGTGGCTATTTCCACACACTGCGAGCTGTAATGCGTAATCCTGAAGAGGATGGAAAAg ATACCCTTCAGTGCATTGCAGAGATGCTGCAGATCACCAAGCAAGCCATGGGATCAGATGTACCCATCATTGAGAAGAAACTTGAGAG GAAGAGCAGTAAACCTCACGAAGACATCATAGGTATCAGATCTCAAAACCAAGGTTCTTTGGCCCAgggaaagaattttttaatgagCAAATTTTCATCTCTAAATCAAAAAGTGAAGCAGACCAAATCCAATGTAAATATTGGCAACCTCCGAAAGCTAGGAAACTTTACCAAACCTGAAATGAAAGTTAACTTTCTAAAACCAAACTTAAAAGTAAATCTTTGGAAATCAGATAGTAGTCTTGAAACTATGGAAAACACAGGAGTGATGGATAAGGTTCAGGCAGAGTCTGATGGGGACATGTCTTCAGATAATGACTCATACCACTCTGATGAATTCCTTACAAATTCTAAGTCTGATGAAGACAGGCAGCTAGCTAACTCATTAGAGAGTGTAGGGCCAATAGATTACGTTCTTCCTAGTTGTGGTATTATTGCTTCAGCGCCTCGATTGGGCAGTCGGTCCCAGTCTCTTAGCACAGATAGTAGCATTCATGCTCCTTCAGAGATGACTGTTGTTCATGGGAGTGGGCTTGGAAAAGGCCAGGAGTCTCCTTTGAAGAAAAGTCCTTCTGCTGGCAACGTACACATATTGACTGGCTTTGCCAAGCCTATGGATATTTACTGCCACAGATTTGTGCAAGATGCACAAAACAAAGTGACCCACCTATCAGAGACCAGGTCTGTGTCTCAGCAGGCTAGTCAGGAAAGAAATCAAATGACCAATCAAGTTGCAAATGAAGAAACCCAATCAGAATCAACAGAACAGACACCTTCTCGGCCATCGCAATTAGATGTCTCTCTTTCTGCAACAGGCCCACAGTTTTTGTCAGTTGAGCCAGCGCATTCAGTTGCATCTCAAAAAACCCCCAGCTCTGCTTCCAGCATGCTTGAACTTGAGACAGGGCTTCATGTAACTCCTTCTCCTTCAGAGAGCAGTAGTAGCAGAGCAGTCTCTCCCTTTGCCAAGATTCGAAGTTCCATGGTCCAGGTTGCTAGTATTACCCAAGCTGGATTAACTCATGGGATAAACTTTGCAGTGGCAAAAGTTCAGAAGAGTCCTCCAGAACCTGAAGTCATTAATCAAGTCCAGCAAAATGAACTTAAAAAGATGTTTATACAATGCCAGACACGGATAATTCAGATTTAG